GCCAACctagatatttaatttacatCAGAGTATTTCAAATTCGATGAAGATAACAATCATAGCATCTCACCAGCaaacaaaacttcaaatattttgtattatgaCACTGTAAAGAAGGAGTCGTCTCTATTAAGTATATAAAATTACACCAGTAATCCAACACACCAGTCGTAAAAGACTGAGATCTCCATGTCTTTAATCTAACCTATGGGAAGCTTCTTCAGTATGAAGCTTCTTCAGTATGAAGGTTTCAATTTCTTTGGAGGTGGGTTTCCTCCAGAGAGCACCACATATGAATAGAAACACAACATGGCAGCACTgcaataattaagaaaaaaaaagacataaacACATGGTTACATCATGAAGCCACTAAAAGATAGACTCTGTTATAGATCATTCTCACCTGACGACAGCAAAAATACCAGCAGGAAACAGCTTCTTATTCTGCATAAGAACACCATTAAGCAATTGAAGTCaagcaagcaaaaaaaaataaacaatcagCATGATCACAGAGATGAATTACCATAGAATAAGCAGTGAAGTTCTTCCAGAAGACGACAGCTGAAAGCACTGCAATTTTAAGGTTCCGAAAAAATGAGTAAGCACAAAAGATAACATCATTCACTACAAAATGATCTTTGGTTCAGAGCTGACCACTTGTTATAATCACACAGTATACTTGTATGGATTTTCAGACATCCACTTCTCATGTCTTTACCAGTATTCTTTTAAAGACAATAAGTGAAAGATTACCTGCTTGACCAAGTATATAAGGGAAACTAGATTTTCCCTGACGCCAAATCTTTAAGCTCAAAGTACTAAGAGCTAGAAGGCCACCACCGTAGAGGACCCCAGTACTTAAACTTGTTAGGTTCCGTGAAAACGCAAATCCAAGCAACCCTCCACTCATAACGAGACCACCTGACAAAGTGTCCGGTAACAACTTCAACAGGAAGCTCAGCAATCCTATTGAAAACTAAGTTTTTTTAGAAAGAGTGACAAAGTATACTACCATAAGGAATGCCGAAACAGAAGTCGTGGATCTTTGCTGCTCTTTTCGGCTGTGCCGTGGCAACATGCTCCTCTACCGGTTCTGGTGTTTTCTCAACAAAAGGTTTAGAAACTTCAGCTGCTGTATAGCTCAGAGAAGCTGGTGTTGTTTCTGAGCTATTCCCATCAAGGCTTCTAACTACAAAACACTGCATCATCAAAAGAGTATTAACCACTAGTTACACTACCAATCCCCCAATATGGATAATGAAGATTGTTTCAAGCTAATCTGGGTACGACTAAAATCAATCAAGATCGTAACTTTTTGAGATGGGCATCATCGTAGCCATCTCGAGATGAAGAAATCTACGTTCTTTTTTCAGGAGAAGTTTACCTCGGGGCGAGACCTAAGGCATTGAAACGGTCGGTTTTGGAAGTGGAATTGGCGATTGGTGGTGGAGGAGAAACACGCAAGCTGAGAGGTTTTCGTCGCCATATTTTCAGATCTGAGACTCAAAAAATTGGAAGTGCAAAAGTCAAAgcagatttgttttttttgattCATCCGGCGTTAAGGACTTTTCGCTTGCTGAAATGAAGACGATGATGACCGGGGAATCGTGACCGTCCATTCGGTTTTGAAAATCTGACCGGTCTAAAATGACAGCGTATATGAATTGTTATTCGGTTTAGTCGGCTCAGGCTTTGATTTCGGTTTGTTCTTTTTTGAAGTATGTTTCCCTTTTGACCACATCATTCTCTAGCTTTCTTCTCTAACAAACAAGCAAGTCACATTGACAAGAATCCAAATACACAACTGGAGTAGAATGCTAAAACCCACTAAACtgcttaaaaaaaaactgtcgaGAGAATCAAACGACATTAGGTGATTAACATAAACAACATTCTGCACCCTATCTTGCCCGTCTGCATCCCAAATCTATTAAGAAAGAAATGGAGAATCAGTATCATGTTGATTCTTTTCTGTAATGAATTATTTTCTGGAGTACTAAGTAATAGTTAAATTACGTGATATATGTTTTATCATGAATATATAAGGTTTAACGAGCCAACGACCTCCAAATCATTACAAAAGCTCTCAAACCTGTAACTGCAGTTATCTttgaatgaaatatatatttagataactACATAGGTGTTAGTTAAGATACTTCCCATGTAGTTAGATGAACTGGTTATCTAATTCCCATGTAGTGCCAATGGGTTTGCCCGTCGCCAGTAACTTAGATCTTCCCAAGAGATTAGTCAGTTTTCGGGTGCGGATATTCTCAAGTTACTAAAAAAAGATTTAgatgtaaaattaaaataaatcagCAATTTAACATAACACATGTCATTGGTGTAAAAAGTTGCAAAAGGAACCCACATGGAATGGTagattctctctcttctctcttctctctcctaaACTTTTCTAGAGAGAAGGAAAAATCGCGGTGGATCCCTGTTTCTGTTCTTCTCCCTTGCTAGCATACATCGACTCCGGTGTACGGTGGTCTCCTTGACGCCGTGCAGCTGGCTCTTGACTCCGGTGGTTTGTGCGCTTTCCTAGATGAAATCATTCGGCTTAGTAAGTGGTTCCGTTGGAGACGTCGGTGGTGCTCTCCCGAGAATctttttttgggtttagattGGAGGCTGCGGTTATGAAGAGAGGAGTATGTGTTTGGAGAGATCTCGAAGATCGTCGATTGATGCTCTCTGAAACTCACGATTTATGACTTTCGATTATCCGATACGTCCAATACAGTTGTTGGAGGTGGATTCTCAGTGGTGGTGGTTGTGGATGAGATCCCGGTGATACCGGTGACAGGAGAATTATTTGGTTTGGAGAAGTTTAAGCCGAGAAAGATGACGGACGTTCGTGAAACTGTTTCGTCTCCGGTGTGATATGGGGGCTTGCCGTGAATCGCCGGTCATGTCTCCGGCGTAGGAAGTCGAGGCGGTGTAATGGTGGGATTTGTGACGCGTGGTTGGACGCGTGTATGTGTGATGACGACGCGTGTTTGGATTTAGTTTTTTGAATTGACGCGTGTTGTGGTGGGTTCAGTGGTGGGCATGTCCGTTTTTAAGTTTGCCCTTTAGTTTGGGTTTTTGTTTActgttttttagttttgtatgggCTTTGTCCCTTTGGACCTCGGccttttatcaatataaattcagttggcaaaaaaaaaaacacatgtcATTGGTGTGACAATCGGAGCAAAAAAAATGGATGACTTTTCCTCACATTTTAATGTTCAACAACAAACAGCAGCAATACACTATACGGTACGGTCCAAGCCTCACCGACAACAAGTCTTTTGACTTTTCTGGTTCATCACCGTTAAACTCTCACGTGCACATAGGTCTGGACAGGATCAGATAGCCCGTTTTGgagtatttatgatttgttttgaatgttacaaatatctgattttatgaattttttttgctttggaAGAATACTTTCTTCCGGTCAAAAATAGATATCTAAAAAATCTCCTacatattaaaggagaagcatttttaaggctttccttaaacaatttttgtgagaatgcatgagaaggctcggatctacgtgtcactctgtgagcgAGTTTAAAAAAACGGAGCATTtaattctttgctttgtttccttatttgcttCCATTACAAGAAACgaatccagtttttttttttcattcatgcgcGAACTGTGTTGACGTTAAACGTGTAGAAACAACTACATTTCCAACTTATGGTTTGAATCCCCATTTCAGCATGTTGATAAAGAGCGTACGAAACTCACCACCACGAAGCGAGTATCTCGAGTATCCCACGTTCGGTATCGACAGATCCTCGAGAGCAGCTTCGTCTAGCTGCACACCGATCTTCCTCTCGAGATTATCTCGAGTGACCGCACTCGCGTGCAGAACCATCGATGTCCTGAGAAGCCTGAGCAAGAACCTCGTCGAAGCGACGTGATCTTCGCTAGGGAGCAGCTCCACGATCTCTTCGAGCAGACTTCGCTGATCGTCATGAGAGTAGTATACGTCATCAACGTAGCTACTACTACTAATACTACCTTCATCTGGAGACGACGAAGAACCAACGTGCCTAGAACAACAGACGCTGCTATCACCTCAGCTTTGACGCCTCTCGATGCAACGGTTTGAATAAACCTTTTGTAAATCGAAAAGTCGAGGAACGATGAGACATCATTGAACCACCAGTTACTACTACCGCTCGTGGACTTAGTTTGTTGTCGTATACCGTTCCAGACAGTCACTTCCGAGATCGGCCAGTTGAACAAACTCGTCTCCTCCTCCGCAGCGTAAGAAGCCTTGACGGCTAAAGAATAAACGCACCTAGAAACAATGCCGAGCTCTTCGGCGATAGGTAGTAGGAGGAGCTTTCTCTCGCAGCAGCTCTCCAAGGCTCTGATGGAATCTTCCCAGTTAGTCAACACGTCGTCGTTGAGGAAACTCTCGGTGAGGTAGACGAGGTTCGCGTTCCCGTAGTTCTCGCTCATCTGGAGATACTCTGCCGCGCATCTGAGGCTCACGACGTTTTCGGCCGTGACCTCGATTCTCACGCCGTAGCAGAAGTTGGCCACGAGGAGGAACGTGTCTGGTCCGCCGGGGATGTCGTGGAGCTGAGCGTGGGACGACGTCGTCTCGGAGGCTTTGCTGAAGAGAGCTTCTAGGTATCTGCTTCTCGACAGCAACGGAAACTTGTGGAGGTGGAAGGTTTGGTCTTGTACTTGGATCACCACATCGGGTTTAAGACCAGTTGAGCAAATCCTGATTacaaagattttttatttattaattatttagttataaatCCATTAAAGaagaatgaagaagaggaggGGACTGACCATGTGTGACCACTTAGATGAAAGACTTCGGATTTGGAACCAAGTTTCAAGCAAGCCAtctctttagtttttttaatagttGCAAAATAAGTTTTTATAGACGTACGCTTTTTTGATTATATGAATATGAGACCGAGTCTTGTGGATAGATAGGATTAGATACAGAGAAGGCGATGCTTTTTCTCCAGTTTGCGTTAAGTATCTGTTACAAAGTTTTTTCTTCCCCCTTTATTTTCTCTGGCATCACGTCATCGTTCTCTCCCTTCGAGTCTTGCCGTCTTCTGTCGCGGGTTCTTGACCCCGAGATCGATGAGCCAGCCCTTAGCGTAGACGAGGAGGACAAAAGttagggagagctaagggacgaagGCCAAAGCGGATGAGTTTGAACTTCAGTTGCGAAGGCAAAATCGGATGAGTTTGCCGTTTGCAAACatggagagctaagggacgagcaaacacaGAGAGCTAAGGgcgagctaagggacgagcaaacttCAGTCCCGAGTAACTAtggaagattgagagagagaaggaaaagatttgatacgtttacgaagaataaattttatgtttttcatagtctctacactgattttttgttgttttataggTCGACCATAGTTATCtacaattttcatgtttttgtagaACCGAGCTGCTCGTGGAGCTGATGTTTATTTCCCTGTTTCTCGCAAGCATTACGTTAGTAAGTCGTGTATTTTGACAAGGCAAGTGGGTGAAACAATTGCTTCTATGGTGATTTGCTgctattcaaaggaagtcttgcattcaaaggaagtcttgcattgtgatcaaacatttgctgctatggtataaccatagtttttatttaagtaatATTCGGAGTCATTTGCTTCTCTGCATAGCCAAAATCGGATTGAACGAACCAGTAACATTATAGTCAAGTTTGATAGActgtcatgtattttttttgtatgctatagtttggttatttgtgcacactgatgtttcatgtatgtaagttatatgttgtatgaattctttgaagcaaaaaaaaagaactatatgTGTCTTCTTCGCGGAAGTTTATTAACCGAAACAACAGCTTCAACTAATAAAAgggttctcttctcttttttgtcaagtaaggttatagaaagaaactaaatagacgtacagtgcaagaaaacacatttgtttaactaCTTCATTGGCTTAGATAACATTGCATGATAATAATATCGATCAGATTCTGTAAATcacatatgttttgtttaatacatACGAGGACGTTGTGTATGTTATGTAAGTTTTTGCATTTAATTGAAtcagttaaaaaattataaatttttttcttgcttaccatatttacctactaaatatttttcttgcttaccaagtctcaaatcagtaaaaaaatgttaaatatctaaacttcgaacttataagatatctatttaacataatctaattttgcatttactttcgtattgcctttcttattagcaataatattgcaactatataaactaaaacactataattactttattaaaaacacaaataaaaattatatatatatatatatatatatatagagagagagagagagagagagagagagagccataaagagagagagagccatagagagagagagagagagagagagtttagggtatatccaagaatttagggtttagtgtttggatttttacccatgggtttaaactttgtccatggatttagggtatagtgtttagtgtttatgatttaattttttgtgacggttttaaaattgttaaaaaaaatcatctttttgtagctaataatatttttcttatattttaaaaacttaacacaaattattattattttatttattatatttaaaaaaattgtacattaattggcaaactatgattagttggtaagtcacccaagaaaaattcatgataaaatattaaactaggaaatatttccatataaataaaaattgtggtagttaaaagataatcgatgaatttaaagaatttttacatttttatatttttcaaaaaaaaagatttacgaTTAAGGGGatatcaagagagagagaaagagagagagagagatttgtgtttagggtataccaaaggtttacagtttagtgtttaggatttacccaagggtttaaggtatatccaagaatttagggtttagtgtttggatttttaccaaagggtttaagctttgtcgaaatgtttagggtatagtgtttagtgtttatgatttaattttttctgacgatttaaaattgttaaaaaaatttcatcttttggcagctactaatattttttatttattttacaaacttcatttaaaaaattgtacattaattggcaaactatgattagttggtaattcacccaagaaaaattcatgataaaatattaaactagatcccatataaatcaaaattgtggtagctaaaagataatcaatgaattaaaagaatgttacatttttatttttctcaaaaaaaaaaagattacgatgaaggggatacagagagagagagagagagagagagagagagagagagagagagagagagagagagagatttagtgtttagggtatacccaagagtttacagtttagtgtttaggatttacccaagggtttagggtatatccaagaatttagggtttagtgttaggatttttacccaatggtttaagttttgtccaagggtttagggtatagtgtttaatgtttatgatttactcgtTTGTGACGactttaaaattgttaaaaaaaaattcatcttttggcagctactaatatttttcatttattttaaaaacttaacacaaattattattattttatttattatattttataaaactgtacattaattggcaaactatgattagttggtaattcatccaagaaaaattcatgataaaatattaaactaggaaacattcccatataaaacaaaattgtggtagttaaaagataatcgatgaattaaaagaatgtttacatttttatatttctcaaaaaaaaaaggtttacgatgaggggataccgagagagagagagagagagagagagagagagagagagagagagagagagagagagagagagagagagagagagagagagagagagagagagagagagagagataactacgatccacttatgcacttataataataacataacatgtagtatatgaattagacataatgatacatagagattgagaaagaattacaatctacttatatttatactaatagctagacgggtaatatatgaatcatatgaatgcccgcacgcatgatatgatcgtaattacctttttatccttttcaaaaaactaaaatctttatgatgagagagagagagacttatatgtagataaacctaaatgagtaagatacaaagatacaacgagagtgaaatataattatgatccacttatgcactaataataatagctatacatgcaatatataaatcatatcgatgcccgcacatgcatgatttattatttcatatttcaaagtatatgataataatttaaacctcaaagtatattgaattaagtaatgtctaaaatgcttatagttttgaaccacaaagactgaatggagaacaaatttagttttagtaatacataaaacatatgaatcgtatttgaataatacatatttatattaataatacataaaacatctgaagaataaatttagttttaataatacataaaacatttgattagatattaataatatttatacataaaacataagaatcgtattaatgcccgtgtgcgggcattaatacgattcgtatgtttaaaataaaaatatgttaaaatcttaattttatttttttaaac
The sequence above is drawn from the Raphanus sativus cultivar WK10039 chromosome 7, ASM80110v3, whole genome shotgun sequence genome and encodes:
- the LOC108807420 gene encoding protein FATTY ACID EXPORT 1, chloroplastic; translated protein: MNQKKQICFDFCTSNFLSLRSENMATKTSQLACFSSTTNRQFHFQNRPFQCLRSRPECFVVRSLDGNSSETTPASLSYTAAEVSKPFVEKTPEPVEEHVATAQPKRAAKIHDFCFGIPYGGLVMSGGLLGFAFSRNLTSLSTGVLYGGGLLALSTLSLKIWRQGKSSFPYILGQAVLSAVVFWKNFTAYSMNKKLFPAGIFAVVSAAMLCFYSYVVLSGGNPPPKKLKPSY